From the Phycisphaerae bacterium genome, one window contains:
- a CDS encoding sugar phosphate isomerase/epimerase family protein yields the protein MQLFKQQTRRDFLRDSLAAGAAVSVMSMNELRGAETAAKPRWIIACRDAHLPETGEPDAWSAMKVMGIEGVEVSVDLAGQCSHLHGREKPYSIAKPDDVKVLGDDLKKHDLKISAFCLHNHFDENLEGELACVKMTVRAARELGVPAVRLDIVPRKIKDEKEFLEFAIKTGKQVVEVSKETDVRFGVENHGGTTNKPEFLKAMFEGVDSKHFGLTLDTANFYWFGHPLTKLYGYWEELAPYICHTHCKSIKYPESEREKQRPMGWEYGKYCCPVYEGDIDFKRLAAILRKAAYKGDLCVENESLGRFPKEQRREILIKEAAFLRKIAEGA from the coding sequence ATGCAATTGTTCAAGCAGCAGACTCGACGCGACTTTCTGAGGGACTCGCTGGCCGCTGGGGCGGCGGTGAGTGTGATGAGCATGAACGAGTTGAGAGGTGCCGAGACGGCGGCCAAGCCGCGATGGATCATTGCCTGCCGGGACGCCCACCTGCCCGAGACCGGTGAGCCGGATGCCTGGTCGGCGATGAAGGTCATGGGGATTGAAGGCGTGGAAGTGTCGGTCGACCTGGCGGGCCAGTGTTCGCACCTGCACGGGCGCGAGAAACCCTACTCCATCGCCAAGCCTGATGATGTCAAGGTTCTGGGCGACGATCTCAAGAAGCACGACCTGAAGATCTCGGCGTTCTGCCTGCATAATCATTTCGACGAGAACCTCGAAGGGGAGCTTGCGTGCGTGAAGATGACCGTTCGCGCGGCCAGGGAACTGGGCGTGCCGGCCGTGCGGCTGGACATTGTGCCGCGGAAGATCAAGGACGAGAAGGAGTTTCTTGAGTTCGCGATCAAGACCGGCAAGCAGGTTGTCGAAGTGTCCAAAGAGACGGATGTGCGCTTCGGCGTGGAAAACCATGGGGGTACGACGAACAAACCTGAGTTTCTCAAGGCGATGTTCGAGGGCGTGGACTCAAAGCACTTCGGCCTGACGCTGGACACGGCCAATTTCTACTGGTTCGGCCACCCGCTGACGAAGCTGTACGGTTATTGGGAGGAGTTGGCCCCATATATCTGTCATACGCACTGCAAGAGCATCAAGTACCCCGAAAGCGAACGCGAGAAGCAGCGACCGATGGGCTGGGAATACGGCAAGTACTGCTGCCCTGTTTATGAGGGCGACATCGACTTCAAGAGGCTTGCCGCCATCCTGCGCAAGGCGGCCTACAAGGGCGATCTGTGCGTCGAGAATGAGTCGCTCGGCCGGTTCCCCAAGGAGCAGCGCAGGGAGATCCTGATCAAGGAGGCCGCGTTTCTCCGCAAGATCGCCGAAGGGGCGTAA
- the rsmA gene encoding 16S rRNA (adenine(1518)-N(6)/adenine(1519)-N(6))-dimethyltransferase RsmA, producing the protein MAQTKTEIRAMLEAAGLRPLRQHGQHFLIDGNLLHKLVEAAGITRRDVVLEVGPGTGTLTDYLVEQAGHVVAVEIDRGLHEICRNRFAAAGNMTLIHGDILANKSTIDPGVLDALTRHQAKLHGRIMLVANLPYQVATPLLMDLLMGELTVSPMCFTVQAEVADRLTASPGNKDYGPISVFAQATARTERITRVPPSAFWPEPQVDSAMLRINLRAGDRLSPLVREQLTTIVHHCFNHRRKMLGWTLSRVLSDEHFHLVESDGRWDLSQRPEQLSVEQWVQMAEMIAIRNDE; encoded by the coding sequence ATGGCCCAGACCAAAACCGAGATCCGTGCGATGCTCGAAGCGGCGGGCTTACGGCCGCTGCGACAACACGGCCAGCACTTCCTCATCGACGGCAACCTGCTCCACAAACTCGTCGAGGCCGCCGGAATCACTCGTCGCGATGTCGTCCTGGAAGTGGGACCAGGCACCGGAACCCTGACCGACTACCTCGTCGAGCAGGCCGGGCACGTGGTCGCGGTCGAGATCGATCGTGGCCTGCACGAGATCTGCAGAAACCGCTTCGCCGCCGCAGGCAATATGACGCTGATCCACGGCGACATCCTGGCCAACAAATCGACCATCGATCCCGGCGTGCTCGACGCCCTGACCAGGCACCAAGCGAAACTCCACGGCCGAATCATGCTGGTGGCCAACCTGCCATACCAGGTGGCCACGCCACTGCTGATGGATCTACTGATGGGCGAACTGACCGTCTCGCCCATGTGCTTCACCGTTCAGGCCGAGGTGGCCGATCGCCTCACCGCCTCCCCGGGCAACAAGGACTACGGACCCATCAGCGTGTTCGCGCAGGCCACGGCCCGCACCGAGCGAATCACCCGCGTGCCGCCCAGCGCGTTCTGGCCGGAGCCACAGGTGGATTCGGCGATGCTGCGAATCAATCTGCGCGCAGGCGACAGGCTATCTCCGCTTGTGCGAGAACAACTCACCACCATCGTCCACCACTGTTTCAACCACCGCCGCAAGATGCTCGGCTGGACGCTCAGCCGCGTTCTATCCGATGAGCATTTCCACCTCGTCGAGTCCGACGGCCGATGGGACCTATCGCAGCGCCCCGAACAACTCAGCGTCGAGCAATGGGTGCAGATGGCGGAAATGATCGCGATCAGGAATGATGAATGA